From one bacterium genomic stretch:
- the fabD gene encoding [acyl-carrier-protein] S-malonyltransferase has protein sequence MVALLFPGQGSQFVGMGRDLAERFPAARELWREAEDVLGVPLSRIAWEGPEEELTATHNAQPAILVHSIAVYRLVAESLGDVQVAAGHSLGEFSAHVAAGTLDFATAVKAVRRRGELMYRSGEARPGTMAAVLGLADEDVERVCREASVAGEECVPANYNAPGQVVISGDVAAVERAIELARAAGARRALRLNVSGAFHSPLMAPAERELAAHLASIRFSDPRFPVVSNVTAEPVRDGAAARDLLIRQLTAPVRWVASMRTILSSGVERFFELGPGSVLSGLLKRIDGTKRAQTVGTANEVEALIGA, from the coding sequence TTGGTAGCGCTCCTGTTTCCTGGCCAGGGCTCCCAGTTCGTGGGGATGGGCCGCGACCTCGCGGAGCGCTTCCCCGCCGCGCGCGAGCTGTGGCGCGAGGCGGAGGACGTGCTCGGCGTGCCGCTGTCGCGGATCGCCTGGGAGGGTCCCGAGGAGGAACTGACCGCGACGCACAACGCGCAGCCGGCGATCCTGGTCCACTCGATCGCGGTGTATCGTTTGGTCGCGGAGTCCCTCGGGGACGTGCAGGTCGCGGCGGGGCACTCGCTCGGCGAATTCAGCGCACACGTCGCGGCGGGGACGCTCGACTTCGCGACCGCGGTGAAGGCGGTGCGGCGGCGCGGCGAGCTCATGTACCGCAGCGGCGAGGCGAGGCCGGGCACCATGGCGGCCGTTCTCGGGCTCGCGGACGAGGATGTGGAGCGGGTCTGCCGGGAGGCGTCGGTCGCGGGCGAGGAGTGTGTGCCGGCGAACTACAACGCGCCGGGCCAGGTGGTCATCAGTGGCGACGTGGCGGCGGTGGAGCGCGCGATCGAGCTCGCCCGGGCGGCGGGGGCGCGTCGCGCTCTGCGCCTGAACGTGTCGGGCGCGTTCCACTCTCCGCTGATGGCGCCGGCGGAACGAGAGCTGGCGGCGCACCTGGCGAGCATCCGGTTCTCCGACCCGCGGTTCCCGGTGGTGTCCAACGTGACGGCGGAGCCGGTGCGGGACGGCGCGGCCGCCCGTGACCTGCTCATCCGCCAGCTCACGGCGCCCGTGCGCTGGGTCGCGTCGATGCGTACGATCCTGTCCAGCGGCGTCGAGCGGTTCTTCGAGCTCGGGCCGGGTTCGGTGCTGAGCGGGCTGCTCAAGCGGATCGACGGGACCAAGCGGGCGCAGACGGTCGGAACCGCAAACGAAGTCGAAGCGCTCATCGGGGCATGA
- a CDS encoding 3-oxoacyl-ACP synthase — translation MKGPKPLVEIAATGRYLPERVLTNADLERMVDTSDEWIRERTGIRERRIAAADQCCAEMGAEAARIAMCRAQVQPGEIDLIVVATATPDRLLPSTACDLQALLGASNAAAFDISAACSGFIYALSVAEGYLAAGRGEIALVVSTEKMSGITDWTDRSTCVLFGDGAGAAVVRRSTNGRGIISQFMRSDGTLAELLWRPAGGVKVPLDHKLLDERMHLVKMAGREVFKAAVRSMAEAADQALLRAGMTGEDIDLFIPHQANIRIIEATARYAGIPMEKVFVNVDRYGNMSSATLPIALDEAQEQGRLKPGDNVLLVAFGAGFTWGSAVLRW, via the coding sequence ATGAAAGGTCCCAAGCCGCTGGTCGAGATCGCTGCGACGGGTCGGTACCTGCCGGAGCGGGTGCTGACGAACGCCGATCTCGAACGGATGGTGGACACGTCGGACGAGTGGATCCGCGAGAGGACGGGGATCCGCGAGCGGCGGATCGCAGCGGCCGACCAGTGCTGCGCGGAGATGGGGGCCGAAGCTGCGCGGATCGCGATGTGTCGGGCGCAGGTCCAGCCGGGTGAGATCGACCTGATCGTCGTCGCCACGGCGACGCCGGACCGTCTCCTGCCTTCCACGGCGTGCGACCTCCAGGCGCTGCTCGGCGCCAGCAACGCGGCGGCGTTCGACATCTCCGCCGCCTGCTCGGGCTTCATCTATGCGCTCTCGGTGGCCGAGGGCTATCTCGCCGCAGGGCGCGGCGAGATCGCGCTCGTGGTCTCGACCGAGAAGATGAGCGGGATCACGGACTGGACGGACCGCTCGACGTGCGTGCTGTTCGGCGACGGCGCCGGGGCCGCGGTCGTGCGGCGCTCCACCAACGGCCGCGGGATCATCTCCCAGTTCATGCGCTCGGACGGCACGCTGGCCGAGTTGCTGTGGCGGCCCGCCGGCGGCGTGAAGGTCCCGCTTGACCACAAGCTCCTCGATGAGCGGATGCACCTCGTCAAGATGGCGGGCCGCGAGGTCTTCAAGGCCGCCGTCCGCTCGATGGCCGAGGCTGCGGACCAGGCGCTGCTGCGCGCCGGCATGACGGGCGAAGACATCGACCTGTTCATCCCGCACCAGGCCAACATCCGGATCATCGAAGCGACAGCGCGGTACGCCGGGATCCCGATGGAGAAGGTGTTCGTCAACGTGGACCGCTACGGCAACATGAGCTCGGCCACGCTCCCGATCGCGCTGGACGAGGCGCAGGAGCAGGGCCGGCTGAAGCCGGGCGACAACGTTCTCCTCGTGGCGTTCGGCGCTGGGTTCACCTGGGGCTCGGCGGTGTTGCGTTGGTAG
- a CDS encoding phosphate acyltransferase PlsX, translated as MRIALDAMGTDTHPAAEVRGAVQALRELTSDVELILVGDREKIEAELALCGEPVPPRLEIMHVPDRIEPGEPPAAAVRRKPESSIVAGLKLQREGRADAFVSAGSTGAVMAASLLILRPIPGVDRPTVATALPTAADPVVLVDAGANVDCKPTHLLQFARLGAVYVQDVLKRPRPRVGLLNIGEEPEKGNELAVEAYGLLKESGLNFIGNVEGRDIIKGVCDVLVTDGFAGNVLLKFYESVAEFVYGLVVRELGDEAIEARLERVARILDYTEYGGAPLLGVNGISIICHGESPPRAIKNAIRVACQAVGARMVGHIRRELGGRPDDGSDAKSGGDAMPTTQRLMEGA; from the coding sequence TTGCGCATCGCGCTGGACGCCATGGGCACCGACACCCATCCGGCCGCCGAGGTGCGGGGTGCGGTCCAGGCGTTGCGCGAGCTCACGTCGGACGTCGAGCTGATCCTGGTCGGCGACCGTGAGAAGATCGAGGCGGAACTCGCGCTGTGTGGCGAGCCGGTGCCGCCTCGCCTCGAGATCATGCACGTGCCCGACCGGATCGAGCCCGGAGAGCCGCCGGCGGCGGCGGTGCGCCGCAAGCCGGAGTCTTCGATCGTTGCCGGGCTGAAGCTCCAGCGCGAAGGCCGCGCCGACGCCTTCGTGAGCGCCGGCTCCACCGGGGCGGTGATGGCCGCCTCGCTGCTGATCCTGCGGCCGATCCCGGGCGTGGACCGCCCGACGGTGGCGACGGCACTCCCGACGGCCGCCGACCCGGTGGTGCTGGTGGACGCCGGCGCCAACGTGGACTGCAAGCCCACGCATCTGCTGCAGTTCGCGCGGCTCGGCGCGGTGTACGTCCAGGACGTGCTGAAGCGGCCCCGGCCGCGGGTGGGGTTGCTCAACATCGGCGAAGAGCCCGAGAAGGGCAACGAGCTGGCGGTCGAGGCGTACGGCCTACTCAAGGAGAGCGGGCTCAACTTCATCGGCAACGTCGAGGGCCGCGACATCATCAAGGGCGTCTGCGATGTCCTGGTGACGGACGGCTTCGCGGGCAACGTGCTGTTGAAGTTCTACGAGTCCGTCGCGGAGTTCGTCTACGGCCTGGTCGTCCGGGAGTTGGGCGACGAAGCGATCGAGGCGCGGCTGGAGCGGGTGGCGCGGATCCTCGACTACACGGAGTACGGCGGAGCGCCGCTGCTCGGAGTCAACGGAATCTCCATCATCTGTCACGGCGAGTCCCCGCCGCGCGCGATCAAGAACGCGATCCGCGTGGCGTGCCAGGCGGTCGGGGCTCGCATGGTGGGGCACATCCGTCGCGAGCTGGGAGGTCGCCCCGATGACGGGTCGGACGCGAAGTCGGGGGGCGATGCGATGCCCACGACGCAACGCCTAATGGAGGGCGCATGA
- a CDS encoding 50S ribosomal protein L32: protein MAVPKKKVSKQRKRKRRTHYKAPVPHLVPCPRCGDPKLPHRVCPSCGTYRGEQVVEVEQI from the coding sequence ATGGCCGTCCCGAAGAAAAAGGTATCGAAGCAGCGGAAGCGGAAGCGCCGCACGCACTACAAGGCGCCGGTGCCGCACCTGGTCCCGTGCCCGCGTTGCGGTGATCCCAAGCTCCCCCACCGCGTGTGCCCGAGCTGCGGCACCTATCGTGGGGAGCAGGTCGTCGAGGTCGAGCAGATCTAG
- a CDS encoding nucleoside-diphosphate kinase: MEYTLAIIKPDAVARNLTGRILAHLEEDGFRIRGIRMLRLTEAQAREFYAVHRERPFFESLVRFMTSGPVVPVLLERENAVARLREVIGATDPAEAKPGTVRALYAESKERNAIHASDAPETAQREAAFFFATADILGAAPEAG, from the coding sequence ATGGAATACACGCTCGCCATCATCAAGCCCGACGCGGTCGCCCGCAACCTCACCGGGCGTATCCTCGCACACCTCGAAGAGGACGGGTTCCGCATCCGCGGGATCCGGATGTTGCGACTCACCGAGGCCCAGGCGCGCGAGTTCTACGCGGTCCACCGGGAACGCCCGTTCTTCGAGTCGCTCGTGCGGTTCATGACCTCGGGCCCGGTCGTTCCGGTGCTGCTCGAGCGCGAGAACGCCGTGGCCCGGCTCCGGGAGGTGATCGGCGCCACGGACCCGGCGGAGGCCAAGCCCGGCACGGTGCGTGCCCTATACGCCGAGTCCAAGGAGCGCAACGCGATCCACGCGTCGGACGCTCCCGAGACGGCGCAGCGGGAGGCGGCGTTCTTCTTCGCCACCGCAGACATCCTGGGGGCCGCGCCCGAGGCGGGCTGA
- a CDS encoding succinate--CoA ligase subunit alpha, giving the protein MAIFADESTRLIVQGITGRDGSFHARQMIEYGTAVVAGVTPGKGGQTFEGPNGVRVPIFDTMDRAVAETGANASVIYVPPASAADAIMEAADAGVKLIVAITEGIPVLDMTRVYPFVLERGARLIGPNCPGLISPGRTKIGIIPGQIVTRGPIGVVSRSGTLTYEVVHQLTRAGLGQTTCVGIGGDPIIGTSFIDCLAAFEEDDETRAVVLIGEIGGTDEQDAAAFIRERMSKPVVGFIAGQTAPPGRRMGHAGAIISGSSGTAAEKIRAFEENGVRVARRPIEVVDLIREAL; this is encoded by the coding sequence ATGGCGATCTTTGCTGACGAAAGCACACGGTTGATCGTGCAGGGGATCACGGGCCGCGACGGCTCGTTCCACGCACGGCAGATGATCGAGTACGGCACCGCGGTCGTGGCCGGCGTCACGCCGGGCAAGGGCGGGCAGACGTTCGAGGGGCCGAACGGCGTGCGGGTGCCGATCTTCGACACGATGGACCGGGCCGTCGCCGAGACCGGCGCGAACGCCTCGGTGATCTACGTGCCGCCCGCATCCGCCGCGGACGCGATCATGGAGGCGGCGGACGCCGGCGTGAAGCTCATCGTCGCGATCACGGAGGGTATCCCGGTCCTCGACATGACGCGGGTGTATCCCTTCGTCCTGGAGCGGGGCGCGCGCCTCATCGGACCGAACTGCCCCGGCCTCATCTCACCCGGCCGCACCAAGATCGGCATCATCCCCGGCCAGATCGTCACACGCGGCCCCATCGGCGTCGTGTCGCGCTCGGGAACGCTCACCTACGAGGTCGTGCACCAGCTCACGCGCGCCGGCCTGGGCCAGACGACGTGCGTGGGGATCGGCGGCGACCCGATCATCGGGACGTCGTTCATCGACTGCTTGGCCGCGTTCGAGGAGGATGACGAAACTCGGGCGGTGGTCCTGATCGGAGAGATCGGCGGCACGGACGAGCAGGACGCGGCGGCGTTCATCCGCGAACGGATGTCCAAGCCGGTCGTGGGCTTCATTGCAGGGCAGACGGCGCCTCCGGGGCGCCGGATGGGGCACGCCGGTGCGATCATCAGCGGCTCCTCGGGCACTGCCGCCGAGAAGATCCGCGCGTTCGAGGAGAACGGCGTGCGTGTCGCCCGCCGTCCGATCGAGGTCGTGGACCTGATCCGGGAGGCGCTCTGA
- a CDS encoding ADP-forming succinate--CoA ligase subunit beta: MNIHEYQAREILRSYGVPVPPGEVATTPEEAEAIAARYGRRVVVKAQVHAGGRGKAGGVKLADTPAEAREKAAAILGMEIKGLRVNKVLVTPAEEIASESYVGVIVDRASKRPVFMVSREGGVDIEEVAARAPEAIRRLTVDPRYGLLPHQAYWLAATLYDQPAQQRACAAILRSLYRAFVESGASLAEINPLITTPEGEVKAIDAKMNIDDNELFRRPEIAALRDTTAEPAAETEAREAGLTYVKLDGTIGAVVNGAGLAMATMDLIKFYGGEPANFLDIGGSSNPDKVVNALRIITQDPNVKVILFNIFGGITRCDDVANGIVEASRRIEMRVPIVIRLTGTNEQLALEILQGAGFSASTSMDEVVQRAVELAGRAA, translated from the coding sequence ATGAACATTCACGAGTACCAGGCCAGGGAGATCCTGCGCTCGTACGGCGTACCGGTGCCGCCGGGCGAGGTGGCCACGACGCCGGAGGAGGCCGAGGCCATTGCGGCGCGGTACGGCCGCCGCGTCGTCGTCAAGGCCCAGGTCCACGCCGGCGGACGCGGCAAGGCGGGAGGCGTCAAGCTCGCGGACACGCCTGCCGAGGCCCGGGAGAAGGCCGCGGCCATCCTCGGTATGGAGATCAAGGGCCTGAGGGTGAACAAGGTCCTGGTGACGCCGGCCGAGGAGATCGCCTCCGAGTCCTACGTGGGCGTGATCGTGGATCGGGCCTCGAAGCGGCCCGTTTTCATGGTGAGCCGGGAAGGGGGCGTGGACATCGAGGAGGTGGCCGCCCGAGCGCCCGAGGCCATTCGCCGCCTCACGGTCGATCCGCGCTACGGCCTGCTCCCGCACCAGGCGTACTGGCTCGCCGCGACGCTGTACGACCAGCCCGCGCAGCAGCGGGCCTGCGCCGCGATCCTGCGGAGCCTGTACCGCGCGTTCGTCGAGAGCGGCGCCTCGCTCGCCGAGATCAACCCGCTGATCACCACGCCGGAGGGCGAGGTCAAAGCGATCGACGCCAAGATGAACATCGACGACAACGAGCTCTTCCGGCGACCCGAGATCGCGGCACTGCGCGACACCACGGCGGAGCCGGCCGCCGAGACCGAGGCGCGCGAGGCAGGGCTCACCTACGTCAAGCTCGACGGCACCATCGGGGCGGTGGTCAACGGGGCCGGCCTGGCCATGGCCACCATGGACCTGATCAAGTTCTACGGCGGCGAGCCGGCGAACTTCTTGGACATCGGCGGCTCGTCCAACCCGGACAAGGTCGTCAACGCGCTCCGGATCATCACCCAGGACCCGAACGTCAAGGTCATCCTGTTCAACATCTTCGGCGGCATCACGCGGTGCGATGACGTCGCCAACGGGATCGTGGAGGCGAGCCGTCGTATCGAGATGCGCGTGCCGATCGTGATCCGGTTGACCGGCACGAACGAGCAGCTCGCCCTCGAGATCCTCCAGGGCGCGGGCTTCAGTGCGTCGACGTCGATGGACGAGGTCGTCCAGCGGGCGGTCGAGCTGGCCGGCCGGGCTGCCTGA
- a CDS encoding carbamate kinase: protein MARPFPAPSQPHSIVVALGGNALLPPDEHGDIHQQFAHTRESLEPVVELARAGWRIALVHGNGPQIGDELLRNELARGRLPPLPLGVLVAATAGWIGYMIQQSLQNALERAGVTRSVVTLLTQVLVDPDDPASRDPVKPVGRLLDRDHALALERELGWVVGEVQGGWRRLAPSPRPLAIVEREEIRRLLEAGTIVIAAGGGGTPVYRDPVLGLEGLDGVVDKDRAAEVLARDIGAEVLLILTNVEGVYRGFGRPDAELLRRLTASEAEALLAAGELGKGSMAPKVEAAVSFVRHGGRRAIITRLDLGWPAVRGEAGTEIVPDAARTPSDDPNTCD from the coding sequence ATGGCGCGGCCGTTTCCAGCTCCTTCGCAGCCGCACTCGATCGTGGTGGCCCTCGGAGGCAACGCCCTCCTGCCGCCCGACGAGCACGGCGACATCCACCAGCAGTTCGCGCACACCCGCGAGAGCCTCGAGCCGGTCGTCGAGCTCGCCCGCGCCGGCTGGCGGATCGCGCTCGTCCACGGCAACGGGCCGCAGATCGGAGACGAACTGCTGCGCAACGAGCTGGCGCGCGGACGGTTGCCGCCGTTGCCGCTGGGTGTCCTGGTGGCCGCGACCGCCGGCTGGATCGGCTACATGATCCAGCAGTCGTTGCAGAACGCGCTGGAGCGGGCCGGCGTCACCCGGAGCGTGGTGACGCTGCTCACGCAGGTGCTGGTCGACCCGGACGACCCGGCGAGCCGTGACCCGGTCAAGCCGGTCGGGCGGTTGCTGGACCGGGACCACGCCCTGGCGCTGGAGCGAGAGCTCGGCTGGGTGGTGGGCGAGGTGCAGGGCGGCTGGCGGCGGCTGGCGCCGTCCCCGCGGCCGCTGGCCATCGTGGAGCGCGAGGAGATCCGGCGCCTGCTGGAGGCGGGCACGATCGTCATCGCGGCCGGCGGCGGCGGGACGCCGGTGTACCGGGACCCGGTGCTCGGGCTGGAGGGGCTGGACGGCGTGGTGGACAAGGACCGGGCCGCGGAGGTCCTGGCACGGGACATCGGCGCCGAAGTGCTGTTGATCCTGACGAACGTCGAGGGCGTCTACCGTGGCTTCGGCCGCCCGGACGCGGAGCTCCTCCGCCGGCTCACGGCCAGCGAGGCGGAGGCGCTGCTGGCTGCCGGAGAGCTGGGGAAGGGGAGCATGGCGCCGAAAGTCGAAGCGGCGGTCTCGTTCGTCAGACACGGCGGGCGGCGGGCGATCATCACCCGGCTCGACCTGGGCTGGCCGGCCGTTCGAGGCGAGGCGGGGACGGAGATCGTGCCGGACGCCGCCCGAACTCCATCCGACGACCCGAACACGTGCGATTGA